A stretch of Longimicrobium terrae DNA encodes these proteins:
- a CDS encoding DMT family transporter, with translation MSSRSSVYVALVLVQVFFATLPIAVKVALRELSSPSLALIRVSGAALLFILIHQATVREKVRGRRDIALLAVYSLFGVILNQLLYITALTMTTATAAQTLVTAGPAMTLLIAIVLRHETATPMKWAGIALAAAGALLLVGVGVSEGRALGNVLALANVAAYSIYLVISRDLLRRYNALTVITWVFGFGVIGMLPWGLGPALREVGGAGRDTWLAMGWIILFPSVAAYYLNVWALARAEASLVSTFVYLQPMLTAALASMILKEHASARMIPAAVLIFAGVAVAIRAGQLAKRRESAAAVSAAGQEG, from the coding sequence TTGTCGTCCCGATCTTCCGTCTACGTTGCGCTGGTGCTGGTGCAGGTGTTCTTCGCCACGCTCCCCATCGCCGTGAAGGTGGCGCTGCGCGAGCTCAGCAGCCCGTCGCTGGCGCTCATCCGGGTGAGCGGCGCCGCGCTGCTGTTCATCCTCATTCACCAGGCCACCGTGCGCGAAAAGGTGCGCGGCCGGCGCGACATCGCCCTGCTGGCCGTCTATTCGCTCTTTGGCGTCATCCTCAACCAGCTGCTGTACATTACCGCGCTCACGATGACGACGGCCACGGCCGCGCAGACGCTGGTGACCGCGGGGCCGGCCATGACGCTGCTGATCGCCATCGTCCTGCGGCACGAGACGGCGACGCCCATGAAGTGGGCGGGGATCGCGCTGGCGGCGGCGGGGGCGCTGCTGCTGGTGGGCGTGGGGGTGAGCGAGGGGCGCGCGCTGGGCAACGTGTTGGCGCTGGCCAACGTGGCGGCGTACAGCATCTACCTGGTGATTTCGCGCGATCTGCTGCGCCGCTACAACGCGCTCACGGTGATCACGTGGGTGTTCGGCTTTGGCGTGATCGGGATGCTGCCGTGGGGGCTGGGGCCGGCGCTGCGCGAGGTGGGCGGCGCCGGGCGCGACACGTGGCTGGCGATGGGGTGGATCATCCTGTTTCCGAGCGTGGCGGCGTACTACCTGAACGTGTGGGCGCTGGCCCGCGCCGAGGCCAGCCTGGTGAGCACCTTCGTCTACCTGCAGCCGATGCTGACGGCGGCGCTGGCGAGCATGATCCTCAAGGAGCACGCGTCTGCGCGGATGATTCCGGCGGCGGTGCTGATCTTTGCGGGGGTGGCCGTAGCCATCCGCGCCGGGCAGCTGGCGAAGCGGAGGGAGAGCGCGGCGGCGGTGTCGGCGGCGGGGCAGGAAGGGTGA
- a CDS encoding TetR/AcrR family transcriptional regulator, with protein MSGDPKTAEAGDAPETRPHAARPVRADARRNIDMLLEAAKAVFATSGVDAPVREIATRAGVGVGTVYRHFPQRSDLVAAVFRREVDACAAAATDLAAEHGPGEALAHWLRRYSAFIATKRGLAASLHSGDPAFDALPAYFQQRLGPALESLLNAATAAGEVRSGFEPGDLLRAVGNLCQSGNDVGVDHSQRMVDLLIDGLRYGGDPAPSGADGAE; from the coding sequence ATGAGCGGGGATCCGAAGACAGCTGAGGCGGGGGACGCGCCGGAGACGCGGCCGCACGCCGCGCGCCCGGTGCGCGCCGACGCGCGGCGCAACATCGACATGCTGCTGGAGGCGGCCAAGGCGGTGTTCGCCACCTCCGGCGTGGACGCGCCGGTGCGGGAGATCGCCACGCGCGCCGGGGTGGGCGTGGGCACCGTGTACCGGCACTTTCCGCAGCGGTCGGACCTGGTCGCCGCCGTGTTCCGCCGCGAGGTGGACGCGTGCGCCGCGGCGGCCACCGACCTGGCGGCCGAGCACGGGCCGGGCGAGGCGCTGGCGCACTGGCTGCGGCGGTACAGCGCCTTCATCGCCACCAAGCGCGGGCTGGCCGCGTCGCTGCACTCGGGCGACCCGGCGTTCGATGCGCTGCCCGCGTACTTTCAGCAGCGGCTGGGGCCCGCGCTGGAATCGCTGCTGAACGCCGCCACGGCCGCCGGCGAGGTGCGCTCCGGATTTGAGCCCGGAGACCTGCTGCGCGCGGTGGGCAACCTGTGCCAGTCCGGCAACGATGTGGGCGTGGACCACAGCCAGCGCATGGTGGACCTGCTGATCGACGGCCTGCGCTACGGCGGCGATCCCGCCCCGTCCGGCGCGGACGGCGCGGAATAG
- a CDS encoding pyridoxal phosphate-dependent decarboxylase family protein, giving the protein MSDYDNSPYSRREAPLDLASVFLGPKGENADVFERLLLEAFRDHVFWRRNYHPEDGFRVVESEKHQPGYENSISTLSQELMGLLGELKAGVPFFSPRYIGHMTSDLTMASMIGYFATMLYNPNNVASEASPVTTRMELEVAAQLARMIGYEPSRHWGHLTSGGTVANYEALWVARNVKYLPVAVRWAAEQMEMKNLSVRLPDGTAAGLDELDLWRLLNVAPADALDLAAAFRDRVGDAYQAVHAMAAHSLEGMGYQEFGRRLAQVYGDALGPAVVLVPSTAHYSWEKICRSLGIGGAQLIHVPVDKRFRMDPSALEDTLRTRAEKKQPVIACVSVIGTTEESAVDRLDQIADVRDRLARELGIGFYLHADAAWGGYAASLTRNPDGSRRVYEEVLRDYSPEVWPEEGVYNGLCAMERTDSVTIDPHKLGFIPYPAGAVSFRDGRSRDLVAVEAPYLFHRGASEWGYIGRFIFEGSKPGAAAASVWMSHKALPLDARGYGKLIGETARGALVLHRRLSAGDWGEFRVVPLPTPDMNIVCFAVGHPTLATLEDTNDFVSRIYGAMSVSDARSARTLDYFVTKTELRQPEYGDSAMPTVESLGFSREDYHRAGAVAVIRCTVMDPFLASGRGNVDFIGGFARTLRTVFEQELAVRP; this is encoded by the coding sequence ATGAGCGACTACGACAACTCGCCGTACTCCCGGCGCGAGGCCCCGCTGGACCTCGCGTCCGTGTTTCTGGGCCCCAAGGGCGAAAACGCCGACGTCTTTGAACGGCTGCTGCTGGAGGCGTTTCGCGACCACGTGTTCTGGCGCCGCAACTACCACCCGGAAGACGGCTTCCGCGTGGTGGAATCGGAAAAGCACCAGCCGGGCTACGAAAACTCCATCTCCACGCTGTCGCAGGAGCTGATGGGGCTGCTGGGCGAACTGAAGGCGGGCGTTCCGTTCTTCAGCCCGCGCTACATCGGCCACATGACGTCGGACCTGACGATGGCCAGCATGATCGGCTACTTCGCCACCATGCTGTACAACCCCAACAACGTGGCGTCGGAGGCCAGCCCGGTCACCACGCGCATGGAGCTGGAGGTGGCCGCCCAGCTCGCCCGCATGATCGGCTACGAGCCCAGCCGCCACTGGGGGCACCTTACCAGCGGCGGCACGGTGGCCAACTACGAGGCGCTGTGGGTCGCGCGCAACGTCAAGTACCTCCCCGTCGCCGTGCGCTGGGCGGCGGAGCAGATGGAGATGAAGAACCTGTCCGTCCGTCTCCCCGACGGCACCGCGGCCGGGCTGGACGAGCTGGACCTGTGGCGGCTTCTGAACGTGGCGCCGGCGGATGCGCTGGACCTGGCAGCCGCCTTCCGCGATCGCGTGGGCGATGCGTACCAGGCGGTTCACGCCATGGCCGCGCATTCGCTGGAAGGGATGGGCTACCAGGAGTTCGGCCGTCGGCTGGCGCAGGTGTACGGCGACGCGCTGGGTCCCGCCGTCGTCCTCGTTCCGTCGACCGCGCACTATTCGTGGGAAAAGATCTGCCGTTCGCTGGGGATCGGCGGCGCGCAGCTCATCCACGTCCCGGTGGACAAGCGGTTCCGGATGGATCCGTCCGCGCTGGAAGACACGCTGCGCACACGGGCGGAAAAGAAGCAGCCGGTGATCGCCTGCGTGTCCGTCATCGGCACGACGGAGGAGAGCGCGGTGGACCGGCTGGACCAGATCGCCGACGTTCGCGACCGCTTGGCTCGCGAGCTGGGGATCGGCTTCTACCTGCACGCGGACGCGGCGTGGGGTGGCTACGCGGCCTCGCTCACCCGCAACCCCGACGGCTCGCGGCGCGTGTACGAAGAGGTGCTGCGCGACTACTCGCCCGAGGTGTGGCCGGAGGAGGGCGTGTACAACGGCCTGTGCGCCATGGAACGGACGGATTCCGTCACCATCGATCCGCACAAGCTGGGGTTCATCCCTTATCCCGCCGGCGCGGTGTCGTTCCGGGACGGGCGTTCGCGCGACCTGGTGGCAGTGGAGGCGCCGTACCTGTTCCACCGCGGCGCCTCCGAGTGGGGGTACATCGGCCGCTTCATCTTCGAAGGCAGCAAGCCGGGCGCGGCGGCGGCTTCGGTGTGGATGTCGCACAAGGCGCTGCCGCTGGACGCGCGCGGCTACGGCAAGCTGATCGGCGAAACGGCGCGTGGCGCGCTGGTGCTGCACCGCCGGCTCTCCGCCGGGGACTGGGGCGAGTTCCGCGTGGTTCCGCTCCCCACGCCGGACATGAACATCGTCTGCTTCGCCGTGGGCCATCCCACGCTGGCGACGCTGGAGGACACCAACGACTTCGTCAGCCGCATCTACGGCGCCATGAGCGTGAGCGACGCCCGGTCGGCGCGCACGCTGGACTACTTCGTCACCAAGACGGAGCTGCGGCAGCCGGAGTACGGCGATTCCGCGATGCCGACAGTGGAGTCGCTGGGCTTCAGCCGCGAGGACTACCACCGCGCCGGCGCGGTCGCCGTCATCCGCTGCACGGTGATGGATCCGTTTCTGGCCAGCGGGCGCGGCAACGTGGACTTCATCGGCGGGTTCGCACGCACGCTGCGGACGGTGTTCGAGCAGGAGCTGGCCGTCCGTCCCTGA
- a CDS encoding PHP-associated domain-containing protein, with amino-acid sequence MSERLLRVDMHVHTRASSDSLTEPDAILEAMAARGIDRVVITDHDRLDAALRLAARAPDRVIAGEEVRTAEGPDLIGIFLTEPIARGTPLRQACEQILAQGGVVYAPHPFDVRRRGAGERLDAVIDLIDVVEAHNARTWAAGVNERGEAWARARGKLLGAGSDGHTAGEIGTAYVEVPPFTHDRESFLAALRAGRIGARGVSSPVVAAYSTYAKVRKMLPGAGNREEE; translated from the coding sequence GTGTCTGAACGCCTGCTGCGCGTGGACATGCACGTTCACACGCGCGCCTCGTCCGATTCGCTCACCGAGCCGGACGCCATCCTGGAGGCCATGGCGGCGCGGGGAATCGACCGCGTCGTCATTACCGATCACGACCGGCTGGATGCGGCGCTGCGCCTGGCCGCCCGCGCGCCGGACCGCGTGATCGCGGGGGAGGAAGTGCGCACGGCGGAAGGGCCGGACCTGATCGGCATCTTTCTCACCGAGCCGATCGCGCGCGGAACGCCGCTGCGGCAGGCGTGCGAGCAGATCCTGGCGCAGGGCGGCGTCGTCTACGCGCCGCACCCGTTCGATGTGCGCCGCCGCGGGGCAGGGGAGCGGCTGGACGCCGTCATCGACCTGATCGACGTGGTGGAGGCGCACAACGCCCGCACCTGGGCCGCGGGCGTCAACGAACGCGGCGAGGCGTGGGCGCGGGCGCGCGGCAAGCTGCTGGGCGCCGGCAGCGACGGGCACACGGCGGGGGAGATCGGGACGGCGTACGTGGAGGTGCCGCCGTTCACGCACGACCGCGAGTCGTTTCTGGCGGCGCTGCGGGCGGGGCGCATCGGGGCGCGCGGCGTGTCATCGCCCGTGGTGGCGGCGTACAGCACGTATGCCAAGGTCCGGAAGATGCTTCCCGGCGCCGGCAACCGCGAGGAGGAATGA
- the coaE gene encoding dephospho-CoA kinase, with translation MLKVGLTGNIAAGKSTVAQTWREMGATVVDADQLARMVVEPGTPAHSAIAAEWGAWVLEEGGALDRAALRKIVFADPEARARLEGIVHPAVAALRDDHYREAERRGESVVVADIPLLFETGMVEDFDVVVLVDAPEEVRLARMVTDRGMDADEARRMISAQMPAELKRARADMVIENTGSLANLECRAREVWADLSSRAARV, from the coding sequence ATGCTCAAAGTAGGATTGACGGGAAACATCGCGGCCGGAAAATCCACCGTCGCGCAGACGTGGCGGGAGATGGGCGCCACGGTGGTGGATGCGGACCAGCTGGCGCGGATGGTGGTGGAGCCGGGCACCCCCGCGCATTCGGCCATCGCCGCGGAGTGGGGGGCGTGGGTGCTGGAAGAGGGCGGCGCATTGGACCGCGCGGCGCTGCGCAAGATCGTCTTTGCCGATCCGGAGGCGCGGGCGCGGCTGGAAGGGATCGTTCATCCCGCCGTCGCCGCGCTGCGCGACGACCACTACCGCGAGGCGGAGCGCCGCGGCGAATCCGTCGTCGTCGCCGACATCCCGCTGCTGTTCGAGACGGGGATGGTGGAGGACTTTGACGTCGTGGTGCTGGTGGACGCGCCGGAAGAGGTGCGGCTGGCGCGGATGGTGACCGATCGCGGGATGGACGCGGACGAGGCGCGGCGGATGATCAGCGCGCAGATGCCGGCGGAGCTCAAGCGCGCCCGCGCCGACATGGTGATCGAGAACACGGGCTCGCTCGCCAACCTGGAGTGCCGCGCGCGCGAGGTGTGGGCGGACCTGAGCTCCCGCGCCGCGCGTGTCTGA
- a CDS encoding MBL fold metallo-hydrolase, with protein MPATPAPWQPSTNFLASAAIRAIFHPTLLLIAGVHAGSATISHPARAASEPPAVPQVAPGVWRVTTPLPFRPTQVHAWVVQLADGGAMLVDGGLNTPEAWSALDAGVHAAAGGWDAVRIHVVTHMHMDHVGLAARAAQASGATVVMHRLDVERMAHAAAHPDDEADYRAALLRRAGAPDEVLRAVEAARQGAEGLAPPVAADVMLDGESGELDGAPGWRWLWTPGHTAGHLSLFRAEDGVLIAGDAVLPRITPTLGVNRQRADPVGDYGAALHRLLALAPSLVLPGHGDPIADGSGRIAELLAAADAESDTVAGLLGDDGLTCWQVVDRRYPGREMGVSTRMLAVRETLAHLDRLAAAGRAVVAEDEHGAARFAAR; from the coding sequence ATGCCCGCGACACCCGCGCCGTGGCAGCCGTCCACGAACTTCCTTGCCTCCGCCGCCATCCGCGCCATATTTCATCCTACACTCCTTTTGATCGCTGGCGTCCACGCAGGGAGCGCGACGATTTCCCATCCCGCCCGGGCCGCCTCCGAACCGCCGGCCGTTCCGCAGGTTGCGCCCGGCGTGTGGCGCGTCACCACCCCGCTTCCGTTCCGCCCTACGCAGGTGCACGCCTGGGTCGTCCAGCTGGCGGACGGCGGGGCGATGCTGGTGGATGGCGGGCTGAACACCCCCGAAGCCTGGTCCGCGCTGGACGCCGGCGTGCACGCCGCGGCGGGGGGATGGGACGCGGTGCGCATCCACGTGGTCACGCACATGCACATGGACCACGTGGGGCTCGCCGCGCGCGCCGCGCAGGCGTCCGGCGCCACGGTGGTCATGCACCGGCTGGACGTGGAGCGGATGGCGCACGCGGCCGCGCACCCGGACGACGAGGCGGACTACCGCGCCGCGCTGCTGCGCCGGGCGGGCGCTCCGGACGAGGTGCTGCGGGCGGTGGAGGCGGCGCGCCAGGGCGCGGAAGGCCTCGCCCCGCCGGTGGCGGCAGACGTGATGCTGGATGGCGAATCGGGCGAGCTGGACGGTGCGCCGGGATGGCGGTGGCTGTGGACGCCGGGGCACACGGCCGGCCACCTTTCGCTCTTTCGCGCCGAGGACGGAGTGCTGATCGCGGGCGACGCCGTCCTTCCCCGCATCACCCCCACGCTGGGCGTAAACCGGCAGCGGGCCGATCCCGTGGGCGACTACGGGGCGGCGCTGCACCGGCTGCTGGCGCTGGCCCCGTCGCTCGTCCTCCCCGGCCACGGCGACCCCATCGCGGACGGAAGCGGGCGCATCGCCGAGCTGCTCGCCGCGGCGGACGCGGAATCCGACACCGTCGCCGGGTTGCTGGGGGATGACGGGCTGACCTGCTGGCAGGTGGTGGACCGGCGCTATCCCGGGCGGGAAATGGGCGTTTCTACCCGCATGCTGGCCGTGCGCGAAACGCTGGCGCACCTGGACCGGCTGGCGGCCGCGGGGCGGGCCGTGGTGGCGGAAGACGAACACGGCGCGGCGCGGTTCGCCGCGCGATGA